From the genome of Papaver somniferum cultivar HN1 chromosome 2, ASM357369v1, whole genome shotgun sequence, one region includes:
- the LOC113347389 gene encoding DNA (cytosine-5)-methyltransferase 1B-like codes for MGSAALLHPKPIVASDGADSCNPSEEMKRKTRSGSRKSTSSDFEKIVADEVVAAEVPKVKKRNASKKVEDPSPTPKRPKRAAAPSNFQEKSFRLSDKSSVVEAKEEHIVNDEISAIRLTSGPDNPRPNRRLTDFTLHKGDGKPQHLEMSEVDDLFISGLILTLDDNPENDKEKVKGVRCEDFGRIESWAISGYEDGSPVVWVSTELADYVCVKPASNYKNLYDLFFCKAQACIEVYKKLTKSYGGNRDLSLDELLAGVTRSMSGIKGFPGGVSVKEFVISQGDFIYKQLIGLDETSTKNDQIFNELPVLVALRDESKMGNVRLPAKLLSGGSLKIGDVGEKLDSMSMEVDDDKYARLLQEEEDWKTMKNSRKNQRTASANDYIKISEDEIANDYPLPAYYKPSPDEVDEYLVHDMDDNVELPTNMLHDWSLYNVDLRLISLELLPMKFTEADVTMFGSGSMTADNGGGFFSDDTGVSGAQAGDGVPIYLSAVKEWCIEFGCGLMSIMIRTDLSWYRLGKPSKQYTPWYETVTKVARLAISIINLLLEQSRVARLSFADVIKRVSEFGKVNPSYVSSNLAVVERFVVVHGQIILQLFAIYPHTSINKCAFVTSLSVKMVQRCHTKLKIKGRHKKDERLLNPRATMAPIISKKQAMQATATRLISKIWGEYYLNYSPEVPVEGDMCEVKEDAEVEEEAEEDIEEEDAEEKVVLLDEKVTKSHSPKPVKAKSSNTEIRWDGDSIGKTCSGESLYKQAIVRGDVVVIGGTVGLELDDSDEMLVICFVEYMYERSNGRKMVHGRVMKRGSETVLGNTGNEREVFMTNNCHEFELGDIKQMFVVGIRKISWGHQYRKDNASANKSDTARAEEMKKKGLPMEYYCKSLYWPEKGAFVSLPLKSLGLGNGVCNSCKLMETQKEKDILKAASSNTGFMYKGVEYMVNDFVYVSPEHFAADEEELGTFKSGRNVGLKAFVVCQLVDVDFPKNSKKITPQSFEVEVRRFFRPEDASFEKAYASDVREVYYSEETLHVPVSTLEGKCEIRKKCDLPSFGGPGMFEHVFFCEHQYDPTKRTIKQLTPNIKIRFSPGKVVNDAAVRKKKGKAKAIEDELDVTDKQDMSQENRLATLDIFAGCGGLSEGLQQAGVACTKWAIEYEQPAGEAFKLNHPDALMFVDNCNVILRAIMEKCGDLDDCISTPEAAELAAKLTEEKINNLPLPGQVDFINGGPPCQGFSGMNRFNQSTWSKVQCEMILAFLSFADYFRPKFFLLENVRTFVSFNKGQTFRLTLASLLEMGYQVRFGVLEAGAFGISQSRKRAFIWAASPEENLPEWPEPMHVFNSPALKIALPGGVQYAAARSTSTGAPFRAITVRDTIGDLPPVSNGASKIEMEYENEPVSWFQKQIRADMVVLSDHISKEMNELNLIRCQRIPKRPGADWLCLPNEKVKLSSGELVDLIPWCLPNTAKRHNQWKGLFGRLDWRGNFPTSVTDPQPMGKVGMCFHPDQDRIVTVRECARSQGFRDSFKFAGNTINKHRQIGNAVPPPLAFALGRKLKEAVDGKGLFKGAEC; via the exons ATGGGATCTGCAGCTCTATTGCATCCTAAACCAATCGTCGCGTCCGATGGTGCCGATAGTTGCAACCCTTCAG AAGAAATGAAGAGGAAGACTAGAAGTGGCAGCCGGAAATCTACAAGTTCTGACTTTGAGAAAATAGTTGCCGATGAGGTTGTAGCTGCAGAGGTACCCAAAGTGAAGAAGCGAAATGCTTCCAAGAAGGTTGAAGATCCTTCGCCTACTCCGAAAAGGCCAAAACGTGCAGCTGCTccttcaaactttcaagagaagtCATTTCGCCTCTCTGATAAATCTTCTGTCGTGGAAGCGAAAGAAGAACATATTGTTAATGATGAAATCAGCGCAATACGTCTTACTTCTGGCCCAGATAATCCTCGACCGAACAGAAGACTCACAGATTTCACATTACATAAGGGGGATGGGAAACCACAGCATCTCGAGATGTCAGAAGTGGATGATTTGTTCATTTCTGGTCTGATCTTAACGTTGGACGACAATCCAGAGAACGACAAAGAAAAAGTAAAAGGAGTGCGATGTGAAGATTTTGGTCGGATAGAGTCCTGGGCAATCTCGGGTTATGAAGATGGGTCTCCTGTTGTTTGGGTCTCAACTGAGCTAGCAGACTATGTTTGTGTGAAACCTGCGAGCAACTACAAGAACTTATATGACCTTTTCTTCTGCAAGGCTCAGGCTTGTATCGAGGTTTAcaaaaagttaaccaagtcttatGGAGGGAACCGTGACTTGAGTCTTGATGAACTGCTTGCTGGAGTAACTCGTTCCATGAGTGGAATCAAGGGTTTTCCTGGTGGAGTGTCTGTTAAGGAATTTGTTATCTCACAAGGTGACTTTATCTATAAACAACTGATTGGGTTGGATGAAACTTCCACCAAAAATGATCAAATCTTTAACGAGTTACCTGTACTTGTTGCTCTCCGAGATGAGTCAAAGATGGGCAATGTTAGATTACCTGCCAAACTATTGTCAGGTGGAAGTTTGAAGATTGGAGATGTAGGAGAGAAATTGGATAGCATGTCTATGGAAGTCGATGATGATAAGTATGCACGGTTGCTGCAGGAAGAAGAGGACTGGAAGACAATGAAAAACTCAAGGAAAAATCAGCGCACTGCATCAGCAAATGATTACATCAAGATAAGTGAAGATGAAATTGCAAATGATTATCCTCTACCAGCATACTACAAACCATCTCCTGATGAGGTTGATGAGTATCTAGTCCATGACATGGATGACAATGTTGAACTCCCAACAAACATGCTTCATGACTGGTCGCTCTACAATGTAGATCTCAGACTTATTTCTTTGGAGCTTCTTCCGATGAAGTTCACTGAAGCTGATGTTACAATGTTTGGCTCTGGGTCCATGACTGCTGATAATGGGGGTGGATTCTTTAGTGATGATACTGGTGTTTCTGGAGCACAAGCCGGAGATGGGGTTCCAATTTATCTCAGTGCAGTAAAGGAATGGTGTATTGAGTTTGGATGTGGACTGATGTCGATAATGATACGTACTGATCTGTCTTG GTATAGACTCGGGAAACCATCAAAACAGTACACTCCATGGTACGAAACTGTTACCAAAGTGGCAAGGCTTGCGATAAGCATCATCAATTTGTTATTGGAGCAAAGCCGGGTAGCTCGGCTTTCTTTTGCAGATGTGATCAAGAGAGTTTCTGAGTTTGGGAAGGTCAATCCGTCTTATGTATCATCTAATTTGGCAGTAGTTGAGAGGTTCGTGGTTGTCCATGGACAGATCATACTGCAACTATTTGCTATATACCCTCATACATCCATCAACAAGTGTGCTTTTGTCACCAGCCTTTCTGTCAAAATGGTGCAAAGATGCCACACAAAGTTGAAAATAAAGGGGCGGCATAAGAAAGATGAGCGACTCTTGAACCCTCGGGCAACAATGGCACCTATTATATCTAAAAAGCAAGCAATGCAGGCGACTGCAACAAGGTTGATCAGTAAAATTTGGGGCGAGTACTATTTAAATTACTCACCTGAAGTTCCAGTCGAAGGAGATATGTGTGAAGTTAAAGAAGATGCAGAGGTAGAGGAAGAGgctgaagaagatattgaagaggaGGACGCCGAAGAGAAGGTGGTATTGCTTGATGAAAAGGTTACGAAGTCTCATTCACCAAAACCAGTTAAAGCTAAGTCAAGTAACACAGAAATCAGATGGGATGGGGATTCTATAGGCAAAACTTGTTCCGGCGAGTCTCTTTACAAACAGGCTATCGTGCGTGGTGACGTGGTTGTTATTGGAGGTACTGTAGGACTTGAACTTGATGATTCAGATGAAATGCTGGTTATTTGCTTTGTGGAATACATGTATGAAAGATCAAATGGAAGAAAAATGGTGCATGGTAGGGTTATGAAGAGAGGATCTGAGACTGTTCTTGGTAACACTGGTAATGAGAGGGAGGTTTTTATGACAAATAATTGTCACGAATTTGAATTGGGTGATATTAAACAAATGTTTGTTGTGGGCATAAGAAAAATTTCTTGGGGACATCAGTATAGGAAGGATAATGCTAGTGCTAACAAATCTGACACGGCACGAGCAGAGGAGATGAAGAAAAAAGGATTACCAATGGAGTACTACTGCAAGAGTTTGTATTGGCCTGAAAAAGGTGCTTTCGTTAGTTTGCCTTTGAAAAGCTTGGGTCTTGGAAACGGGGTTTGTAATTCCTGCAAATTAATGGAAACTCAGAAGGAGAAAGATATTCTCAAAGCAGCTTCATCAAATACTGGCTTCATGTACAAGGGAGTTGAGTATATGGTTAACGACTTTGTCTATGTCAGCCCTGAACACTTCGCAGCAGATGAAGAAGAGCTTGGTACTTTTAAATCGGGTCGAAATGTTGGTCTGAAAGCTTTCGTTGTGTGTCAGTTGGTCGATGTTGACTTCCCTAAGAACTCCAAGAAAATTACCCCACAGTCTTTTGAGGTTGAGGTCCGGAGATTTTTCAGACCGGAAGATGCCTCTTTCGAGAAGGCTTATGCATCAGATGTTAGAGAA GTGTACTACAGCGAAGAGACACTTCATGTGCCTGTATCAACCTTAGAAGGGAAGTGTGAAATCAGAAAGAAGTGTGATCTCCCATCTTTTGGTGGTCCTGGAATGTTTGAGCATGTCTTCTTTTGTGAACACCAGTACGACCCCACTAAAAGAACTATAAAGCAG TTGACACCAAACATCAAGATTAGGTTTTCTCCGGGCAAGGTAGTTAATGATGCTGCAGTGCGTAAGAAAAAGGGAAAAGCTAAAGCCATTGAAGATGAATTAGATGTTACTGACAAACAAGATATGTCTCAGGAAAATCGCTTAGCTACTTTAGATATTTTTGCTGGTTGTGGTGGGTTGTCAGAAGGATTACAACAAGCTG GGGTTGCATGTACTAAGTGGGCTATTGAATACGAACAACCTGCTGGAGAAGCATTTAAACTTAATCATCCAGATGCTTTGATGTTCGTTGATAATTGTAATGTGATTCTGAG GGCTATAATGGAAAAATGTGGGGACCTAGATGATTGTATCTCCACTCCCGAGGCTGCTGAGTTAGCTGCAAAACTCACTGAGGAGAAAATCAACAATTTACCATTACCTGGTCAGGTGGATTTTATCAATGGTGGTCCTCCGTGCCAG GGTTTTTCTGGAATGAATAGATTTAATCAAAGTACATGGAGTAAGGTCCAATGTGAGATGATCTTAGCATTTCTATCCTTTGCCGATTACTTTCGGCCTAAGTTTTTCCTTCTTGAGAATGTGAGGACCTTCGTATCATTCAACAAAGGACAGACATTCCGCTTAACATTAGCTTCACTCCTTGAAATGGGTTATCAG GTGAGATTTGGTGTTCTAGAAGCTGGCGCGTTTGGTATTTCTCAGTCTAGAAAGCGAGCGTTTATATGGGCAGCTTCTCCAGAAGAGAATCTACCTGAATGGCCTGAGCCAATGCATGTTTTCAATAGCCCAGCATTGAAAATTGCACTGCCGGGAGGTGTGCAGTATGCAGCTGCACGGAGTACATCTACTGGAGCCCCTTTCCGTGCGATAACTGTAAGAGATACAATTGGAGATCTCCCACCTGTTTCAAACGGGGCATCTAAGATTGAGATGGAG TATGAAAATGAACCTGTGTCCTGGTTCCAAAAACAAATTCGAGCAGACATGGTGGTCTTGTCTGATCATATATCGAAGGAAATGAATGAGCTGAATCTTATCCGGTGTCAGAGAATTCCTAAGCGCCCAGGTGCTGATTGGCTATGTCTTCCTAACGAAAAG GTGAAACTATCTTCAGGAGAATTGGTAGACCTGATACCATGGTGCCTTCCGAACACAGCGAAAAGGCATAATCAGTGGAAGGGGTTGTTTGGAAGATTGGATTGGAGAGGTAATTTCCCAAC